One window of the Pseudomonas knackmussii B13 genome contains the following:
- a CDS encoding GFA family protein, with translation MLYQGSCHCGAIAFEAEADAPITEVTSCNCSICRRKGSLLWFVPRAKLTLKTPESAMSTYTFRTHKIEHKFCATCGVSPLAFATAPDGTPMAAVNVRCLPDVELNGLKVNEFDGKSL, from the coding sequence ATGCTCTACCAGGGAAGCTGCCATTGCGGCGCGATCGCCTTCGAGGCCGAAGCCGACGCCCCGATCACCGAAGTCACCAGCTGCAACTGCTCGATCTGCCGGCGCAAGGGCTCGCTGCTGTGGTTCGTGCCGCGCGCCAAGCTGACGCTGAAAACGCCGGAAAGCGCCATGAGCACCTACACCTTCCGAACCCACAAGATCGAGCACAAGTTCTGCGCCACCTGCGGCGTGAGTCCCCTGGCATTCGCTACCGCGCCTGACGGCACGCCGATGGCGGCGGTGAACGTGCGCTGCCTGCCGGATGTGGAGCTAAACGGGCTGAAGGTGAACGAGTTCGACGGCAAGAGCCTGTAA
- the selD gene encoding selenide, water dikinase SelD gives MSDPIRLTQYSHGAGCGCKISPKVLEVILAGSGAQNLDPKLWVGNASRDDAAVYEIDAERGVVSTTDFFMPIVDDPFDFGRIAATNAISDIYAMGGDPLMAIAILGWPVNVLAPEIAREVIAGGRKVCDEAGIPLAGGHSIDAPEPIFGLAVTGLVEKRFMKRNDTATAGCRLYLSKPLGIGILTTAEKKSKLRAEDVGVARDWMCTLNKPGSRFGKLAGVTAMTDVTGFGLLGHLVEMADGARLTARIRFDAVPRLANVEYYLEQGCIPGGTLRNFDSYGERIAPIPELHKLLLCDPQTSGGLLVAVTPEGEAEFLAVAAELGLQLAPIGELVERQRHAVEVA, from the coding sequence ATGAGCGACCCGATCCGCCTCACCCAGTACAGCCACGGCGCAGGCTGCGGCTGCAAGATTTCCCCCAAGGTGCTGGAGGTGATCCTGGCCGGCAGCGGCGCGCAGAACCTCGACCCGAAGCTGTGGGTCGGCAACGCCTCGCGCGATGACGCGGCTGTCTACGAAATCGATGCCGAGCGCGGCGTGGTTTCTACCACCGATTTCTTCATGCCGATCGTCGACGATCCCTTCGACTTCGGCCGCATTGCCGCGACCAACGCCATCAGCGACATCTACGCCATGGGCGGCGACCCCCTGATGGCCATCGCGATCCTTGGCTGGCCGGTCAACGTGCTGGCCCCGGAAATCGCCCGCGAAGTCATCGCCGGCGGCCGCAAGGTCTGCGACGAAGCCGGCATCCCGCTGGCCGGCGGCCACTCCATCGACGCCCCCGAGCCGATCTTCGGCCTGGCCGTCACCGGCCTTGTGGAAAAACGCTTCATGAAGCGCAACGACACCGCAACCGCCGGTTGCCGCCTCTACCTCTCCAAGCCGCTGGGCATCGGCATCCTCACCACCGCCGAGAAGAAGTCCAAGCTGCGCGCCGAGGACGTCGGCGTGGCCCGCGACTGGATGTGCACCCTGAACAAGCCGGGCAGCCGCTTCGGCAAGCTCGCCGGGGTCACGGCGATGACCGACGTCACCGGCTTCGGCCTGCTCGGCCACCTGGTGGAAATGGCCGATGGCGCCAGGCTGACCGCGCGCATCCGCTTCGACGCGGTGCCGCGCCTGGCGAACGTCGAGTACTACCTGGAACAGGGCTGCATCCCCGGCGGCACCCTGCGTAATTTCGACAGCTACGGCGAGCGCATCGCGCCGATTCCGGAGCTGCACAAGTTGCTGCTGTGCGACCCGCAGACCAGCGGCGGCCTGTTGGTCGCAGTGACGCCGGAGGGGGAGGCGGAGTTCCTCGCCGTGGCCGCCGAACTGGGGCTGCAACTGGCCCCCATCGGCGAGCTGGTCGAGCGACAGCGTCACGCGGTAGAGGTGGCCTGA
- the mnmH gene encoding tRNA 2-selenouridine(34) synthase MnmH, translating into MRDNTRHYRELFLEDVPLMDVRAPVEFTKGAFPHTVNLPLMNDIERQKVGTSYKQHGQQAAIALGHELVCGKVKAERVEAWLDFARKHPDGYLYCFRGGLRSQIVQQWMKEAGIEYPRVVGGYKAMRGFLFDTTRAATEECGFVLVGGLTGTGKTEVIAELDNALDLEGHANHRGSSFGRRATPQPAQIDFENRLAIDILKKRHAGIEQFVLEDEGRIVGSCSLPLELYQGMQGYPLVWLGDSFEGRVERILKDYVVNLCAEFVSVKGDPDEGFEAFAAYLQKSLAGIVKRLGGERYQRMAAILDAALDEQRGSGAVDLHRGWIEGLLGEYYDPMYAYQLQSKASRIEFRGNHAEVLEYLRQRAKR; encoded by the coding sequence ATGCGCGACAACACCCGGCACTACCGCGAGCTCTTCCTCGAAGACGTCCCGCTGATGGACGTCCGCGCCCCGGTGGAATTCACCAAGGGTGCCTTCCCGCACACGGTCAACCTGCCGCTGATGAACGACATCGAGCGGCAGAAGGTCGGCACCAGCTACAAACAGCACGGCCAGCAGGCGGCCATCGCCCTCGGCCACGAGCTGGTCTGCGGCAAGGTCAAGGCGGAACGCGTCGAAGCCTGGCTGGACTTCGCTCGAAAGCATCCGGACGGCTACCTGTACTGCTTCCGCGGTGGGCTGCGCTCGCAGATCGTCCAGCAATGGATGAAGGAAGCCGGCATCGAATACCCGCGCGTGGTCGGTGGCTACAAGGCGATGCGCGGTTTCCTCTTCGACACCACCCGCGCTGCGACCGAAGAGTGCGGCTTCGTGCTGGTCGGCGGCCTCACCGGTACCGGCAAGACCGAAGTGATCGCCGAGCTGGATAACGCACTCGATCTCGAGGGCCACGCCAATCACCGGGGTTCCAGTTTCGGTCGCCGCGCCACGCCGCAGCCGGCGCAGATCGATTTCGAGAACCGCCTGGCCATCGACATCCTGAAGAAGCGCCATGCCGGCATCGAGCAGTTCGTGCTGGAAGACGAGGGTCGCATCGTCGGCAGCTGCTCGCTGCCGCTGGAGCTTTACCAGGGCATGCAGGGCTATCCGCTGGTGTGGCTGGGGGACAGCTTCGAGGGGCGCGTCGAGCGCATCCTCAAGGACTACGTGGTCAACCTGTGTGCCGAGTTCGTGAGCGTGAAGGGCGACCCGGACGAGGGCTTCGAGGCCTTTGCGGCCTATCTGCAGAAGAGCCTGGCGGGCATCGTCAAGCGCCTGGGCGGCGAGCGCTACCAGCGCATGGCGGCGATCCTCGACGCGGCGCTCGACGAGCAGCGCGGCAGTGGCGCGGTCGACCTGCATCGCGGCTGGATCGAGGGACTGCTCGGCGAGTACTACGACCCTATGTACGCCTACCAGTTGCAGAGCAAGGCCTCGCGCATCGAGTTTCGCGGCAACCATGCCGAGGTGCTGGAGTACCTGCGTCAGCGCGCAAAGCGCTGA
- a CDS encoding NADP-dependent oxidoreductase has product MSAPLNRQFVLAQRPLGAIDNDTFRYVESPLGQPGPGQILVRNLYLSLDPAMRGWLNDAKSYIPPVGIGEVMRALGVGQVIASNNPSFAVGDHVNGALGVQDYFLGEPKGFYKVDPNRAPLPLYLSALGMTGMTAYFGLLDVGQPKAGETVLVSAAAGAVGSVVGQVAKIKGCKVIGIAGGEDKCRYLVEELGFDGAIDYKNEDVAAGLKRTCPNGIDVFFDNVGGEILDAALSRLAPKARVVICGAISQYNNKQAVKGPANYLSLLVNRARMEGMVVMDYANRFPEGLRDMSTWLAEGKLKSKEDIVEGLQTFPQTVLKLFSGENFGKLVLKV; this is encoded by the coding sequence ATGTCCGCTCCGCTGAACCGCCAGTTCGTCCTCGCCCAGCGCCCCCTCGGCGCCATCGACAACGACACCTTCCGCTACGTCGAGAGCCCGCTCGGCCAGCCCGGCCCGGGGCAGATCCTGGTGCGCAACCTGTACCTGTCGCTGGACCCGGCGATGCGCGGCTGGCTCAACGATGCCAAGTCCTACATCCCGCCGGTGGGCATCGGCGAAGTGATGCGCGCCCTCGGCGTCGGCCAGGTCATCGCCTCGAACAACCCGTCGTTCGCCGTCGGCGACCACGTGAATGGCGCCCTCGGCGTGCAGGACTACTTCCTCGGCGAGCCGAAGGGCTTCTACAAGGTCGACCCGAACCGCGCGCCGCTGCCGCTGTACCTCTCGGCCCTGGGCATGACCGGCATGACCGCCTACTTCGGCCTGCTCGACGTCGGCCAGCCCAAGGCCGGCGAAACCGTGCTGGTCTCGGCGGCGGCCGGCGCGGTCGGCAGCGTGGTCGGCCAGGTCGCGAAGATCAAGGGCTGCAAGGTCATCGGTATTGCCGGCGGCGAAGACAAGTGCCGCTACCTGGTGGAAGAACTCGGCTTCGACGGCGCCATCGACTACAAGAACGAGGATGTCGCTGCCGGCCTCAAGCGCACCTGCCCGAACGGCATCGACGTGTTCTTCGATAACGTCGGCGGTGAAATCCTCGATGCCGCCCTCTCCCGCCTGGCCCCGAAAGCGCGGGTGGTGATCTGCGGTGCGATCAGCCAGTACAACAACAAGCAGGCGGTGAAAGGCCCGGCCAACTACCTGTCGCTGCTGGTCAACCGCGCACGCATGGAAGGCATGGTGGTGATGGACTACGCCAACCGCTTCCCCGAGGGCCTGCGCGACATGTCGACCTGGCTCGCCGAGGGCAAGCTGAAATCCAAGGAAGACATCGTCGAGGGTCTGCAAACCTTCCCGCAGACGGTGCTCAAGCTGTTCAGCGGCGAGAACTTCGGCAAGCTGGTGCTGAAGGTCTGA
- a CDS encoding SDR family oxidoreductase, whose product MSQLLSGQVALVTGAAAGIGRATAQAFAREGIKVVVSDVDAQGGEATVELIRAAGGEATFIRCDVTRDAEVQALVAGTVAAYGRLDYAFNNAGIEIEQGKLADGQESEFDAIIGVNVKGVWLCMKHQIPVMLAQGGGAIVNTASVAGLGAAPKMSIYAASKHAVIGLTKSAAIEYAKKKVRINAVCPAVIDTDMFRRAYEVDPKKAEFAAAMHPVGRVGKVEEIASAVLYLCSDNAGFTTGIALPVDGGATAI is encoded by the coding sequence ATGAGTCAGCTGCTTTCCGGCCAGGTCGCCCTGGTCACCGGCGCCGCCGCCGGCATCGGTCGCGCCACCGCCCAGGCCTTTGCCCGCGAAGGGATCAAGGTGGTGGTGTCGGACGTCGACGCCCAGGGTGGCGAGGCCACGGTCGAGCTGATCCGCGCCGCCGGCGGCGAAGCCACCTTCATCCGCTGCGACGTGACCCGCGACGCCGAGGTCCAGGCGCTGGTCGCCGGCACCGTGGCTGCCTACGGCCGCCTCGACTACGCCTTCAACAACGCCGGCATCGAGATCGAGCAGGGCAAGCTGGCCGACGGCCAGGAGAGCGAGTTCGACGCCATCATCGGCGTCAACGTGAAGGGCGTCTGGCTGTGCATGAAGCACCAGATTCCGGTGATGCTCGCCCAGGGCGGCGGCGCCATCGTCAACACAGCTTCGGTGGCAGGCCTGGGCGCCGCGCCGAAGATGAGCATCTATGCAGCTTCCAAGCACGCGGTGATCGGCCTGACCAAATCGGCCGCCATCGAATACGCGAAGAAGAAAGTCCGCATCAACGCCGTATGCCCGGCGGTGATCGACACCGACATGTTCCGCCGCGCCTACGAGGTCGATCCGAAGAAGGCCGAGTTCGCCGCCGCCATGCATCCGGTCGGCCGGGTCGGCAAGGTCGAGGAAATCGCCTCGGCAGTCCTTTATCTGTGCAGCGACAACGCCGGGTTCACCACTGGTATCGCCCTGCCGGTGGATGGTGGCGCCACGGCTATCTGA
- a CDS encoding methyl-accepting chemotaxis protein, which translates to MNQMAATVHEVARNAEAAATSAEQADSTVASGQQVVRQTIGRIGELAEAVRQATQSIEQLGRESQNIGSVLDVIKAVAEQTNLLALNAAIEAARAGDQGRGFAVVADEVRALARRTQQSTEEIEKLISALQSGAQTSVQRMQRSHQLVEKSVEDAEQTESALNEIAAAVAVIHQMNQQIAAASEQQSAVAEEINRSVTSIRGIADESAHAMESTASSSVELAQLSRDLQGMVGQFRL; encoded by the coding sequence ATGAACCAGATGGCCGCGACTGTGCACGAGGTGGCACGCAACGCCGAGGCGGCTGCGACCTCTGCCGAACAGGCCGACAGCACCGTGGCCAGCGGTCAGCAGGTGGTGCGCCAGACCATTGGCCGCATCGGCGAGCTGGCCGAGGCGGTGCGCCAGGCGACCCAGAGCATCGAGCAACTGGGCCGCGAAAGTCAGAACATCGGCAGCGTGCTCGACGTGATCAAGGCGGTGGCCGAACAGACCAACCTGCTGGCGCTCAACGCCGCCATCGAGGCCGCGCGGGCCGGTGATCAGGGCCGTGGCTTCGCTGTGGTCGCCGATGAGGTGCGCGCGCTGGCCCGCCGCACCCAGCAGTCCACGGAAGAGATCGAGAAGCTCATCAGCGCCCTGCAGAGCGGCGCGCAGACCTCGGTGCAGCGCATGCAACGCAGCCATCAGCTGGTGGAGAAGAGCGTGGAGGACGCCGAGCAGACCGAGTCCGCGCTGAACGAGATCGCCGCGGCGGTGGCGGTGATCCACCAGATGAACCAGCAGATCGCTGCCGCCTCGGAGCAGCAGAGCGCCGTGGCCGAGGAGATCAACCGCAGCGTCACCAGCATCCGCGGTATCGCCGACGAGTCAGCGCATGCGATGGAATCGACGGCGAGTTCCAGCGTCGAGCTGGCTCAGCTCAGCCGCGACCTGCAGGGGATGGTGGGGCAGTTCCGGCTGTAG
- a CDS encoding SulP family inorganic anion transporter — MPLSRWLPGLHSLLHYRRAWLRPDILAGVSVAAVQIPTAIAYAQVIGFPAQVGLYACILPMLIYALLGSSRQLMVGPDAATAAMVAAAITPLAAGDPQRLLQLSMIVAVMVGLLSIAGGIARAGFVASFLSRPTLVGYLNGIGLSLIAGQLGKLLGYHTETSGFLVGLLALLRNLGATHLPTLALGVATLLLMIFLPRRFPKVPGALVGVLFATLASLLLGLEHYGVALLGEVPQGLPELAWPRTSVQEIGNLFRDALGITIVSFCSAMLTARSFAARHGYAVDANHEMIALGVANIGAGVSQGFVISGADSRTAVNDMVGGQSQMVGVVAALVIGIALMLFSRPLGWIPVPALGAVLLMAGWGLIDFAALKGFWRLSRFEFGLCLLTTVGVLSVGVLPGIFVAITLALLRLLYLTYRPSDAVLGWVHGIDGQVELSRYPQAHTLPGLVIYRFDAPLLFFNADYFKERLLQVTSEAKAPRAVLLNAEGMLNLDVTGMSTLREVQETLAAQNVHLALARVPELTLGMMRRSGQLGELKPPLLFSSVRAGVNAYRHWYKRQHETPAVKVS, encoded by the coding sequence ATGCCCCTCTCCCGCTGGCTCCCCGGCCTGCACTCGCTGCTGCATTACCGACGCGCCTGGCTGCGCCCGGACATCCTCGCCGGCGTCTCGGTCGCCGCCGTGCAGATCCCGACCGCCATCGCCTATGCCCAGGTCATCGGCTTTCCCGCCCAGGTCGGACTCTACGCCTGCATCCTGCCGATGCTGATCTATGCCCTGCTGGGCAGCTCGCGGCAGTTGATGGTCGGCCCGGACGCCGCCACCGCAGCCATGGTCGCCGCGGCCATCACGCCGCTGGCCGCGGGCGATCCGCAACGCCTGCTGCAACTGTCGATGATCGTCGCGGTCATGGTCGGACTGCTGTCCATCGCCGGCGGCATTGCGCGCGCCGGCTTCGTCGCCAGCTTCCTCTCGCGCCCGACGCTGGTTGGTTACCTCAACGGCATCGGCCTGAGCCTGATCGCCGGCCAGCTCGGCAAGCTGCTCGGCTACCACACCGAGACGAGCGGATTCCTCGTCGGCCTGCTGGCGCTGCTGCGCAACCTTGGCGCCACGCACCTGCCGACCCTCGCCCTGGGCGTCGCCACCCTGTTGCTGATGATTTTCCTGCCACGGCGCTTTCCCAAGGTGCCCGGCGCCCTGGTCGGCGTGCTCTTCGCCACCCTCGCCAGCCTGCTGCTGGGGCTAGAGCACTATGGTGTCGCGTTGCTCGGCGAGGTGCCCCAGGGCCTGCCGGAGCTGGCCTGGCCGCGCACCAGCGTCCAGGAGATCGGCAACCTGTTCCGCGACGCCCTGGGCATCACCATCGTCAGTTTCTGCAGCGCCATGCTCACCGCGCGCAGCTTCGCGGCGCGGCACGGTTACGCCGTCGATGCCAACCACGAGATGATCGCCCTGGGCGTGGCCAACATAGGCGCTGGCGTCTCCCAGGGCTTCGTCATCAGCGGCGCCGACTCACGCACCGCGGTGAACGACATGGTCGGCGGTCAGAGCCAGATGGTCGGGGTAGTCGCAGCGCTGGTGATCGGCATCGCGCTGATGCTGTTCAGCCGTCCGCTGGGCTGGATTCCCGTGCCCGCCCTGGGCGCCGTGCTGCTGATGGCTGGCTGGGGCTTGATCGACTTCGCGGCGCTCAAGGGGTTCTGGCGCCTCTCCCGCTTCGAGTTCGGCCTGTGCCTGCTGACGACCGTCGGCGTGCTGAGCGTCGGCGTGCTGCCGGGGATCTTCGTCGCCATCACCCTCGCCCTGCTGCGCCTGCTCTATCTCACCTACCGCCCAAGCGACGCGGTGCTCGGCTGGGTACATGGCATCGACGGCCAGGTGGAACTGAGCCGCTACCCGCAGGCGCACACCCTGCCGGGCCTGGTGATCTACCGCTTCGATGCGCCGCTGCTGTTCTTCAACGCCGACTACTTCAAGGAGCGCCTGCTGCAGGTGACGTCCGAAGCCAAGGCACCGCGCGCGGTGCTGCTTAACGCCGAAGGCATGCTCAACCTGGACGTCACCGGCATGTCGACCCTGCGCGAGGTGCAGGAAACCCTGGCCGCGCAGAACGTCCACCTGGCCCTGGCGCGGGTGCCCGAGCTGACCCTGGGCATGATGCGCCGCTCCGGTCAGTTGGGTGAGCTCAAGCCGCCGCTGCTGTTCAGCTCGGTGCGGGCGGGGGTGAATGCCTACCGGCATTGGTACAAGCGCCAGCATGAAACACCGGCGGTGAAGGTGTCGTAG
- a CDS encoding LysE family translocator translates to MPADLLVAFLGFAFVTSITPGPNNMMLLASGVNFGVRRTLPHMLGISLGFLVLVVAVGLGLDQLFRALPVTYQILRYLGGAYLLYLAWCIARAGAPKTEGQRGKPFSFLQAAAFQWVNPKAWIMAIGAITTYTPEQNFIGNVLLIAVLFAVVNLPSVGAWAVLGSLLRQWLEQPARRRLFNLGMALLLVASLYPLLLESAHA, encoded by the coding sequence ATGCCTGCCGATCTGCTCGTCGCTTTCCTCGGCTTCGCCTTCGTCACCTCGATCACGCCCGGACCGAACAACATGATGCTGCTCGCCTCCGGGGTGAACTTCGGCGTACGCCGCACCCTGCCGCACATGCTTGGCATCAGCCTCGGCTTCCTGGTGCTGGTGGTCGCCGTCGGCCTGGGCCTGGACCAACTGTTCCGCGCCCTGCCCGTCACCTACCAGATTCTGCGCTACCTCGGCGGAGCCTATCTGCTCTACCTGGCCTGGTGCATCGCCCGCGCCGGCGCGCCAAAGACCGAGGGCCAGCGCGGCAAGCCGTTCAGCTTCCTGCAGGCGGCGGCCTTCCAGTGGGTCAACCCCAAGGCCTGGATCATGGCCATCGGCGCCATCACCACCTACACCCCGGAGCAGAATTTCATCGGCAACGTGCTGCTGATCGCCGTACTCTTCGCCGTGGTCAACCTGCCCAGCGTCGGCGCCTGGGCGGTGCTCGGCAGCCTGCTGCGGCAGTGGCTCGAGCAACCGGCCCGGCGCCGCCTGTTCAATCTCGGCATGGCCCTGCTGCTGGTGGCCTCCCTTTATCCCCTGCTCCTGGAAAGCGCTCACGCATGA
- a CDS encoding bile acid:sodium symporter family protein, with product MTTSPLLTLFLPIALGIIMLGLGLSLTLADFARVVRYPKPVLIGLVCQILLLPLACFLITLGFGLEAALAVGMMLLAASPGGTTANLYSHLAHGDVALNITLTAVNSVIAILTMPLVVNLSLAYFMDAEQAIPLQFGKVVQVFVIVLGPVAIGMLIRRLLPGVAAALSKPVKILSALLLAVIIGIAVSKDWQTFVTYAPVVGAAALSFNLVSLAVGYWAPRLLKLSRPQSIAIGMEIGIHNGTLAIALALSPSLLNNQTMAIPAAIYGVLMFFTAGIFGWWVSRGVKSAAATEVAA from the coding sequence ATGACCACCAGCCCCTTGCTCACCCTTTTCCTCCCCATCGCTCTGGGCATCATCATGCTCGGCCTCGGCCTGTCGCTGACCCTGGCCGACTTCGCCCGCGTGGTGCGCTACCCGAAACCGGTACTGATCGGGCTGGTCTGCCAGATCCTCCTGCTGCCGCTGGCCTGCTTCCTGATTACCCTCGGCTTCGGCCTGGAGGCGGCGCTGGCGGTGGGCATGATGCTGCTGGCCGCGTCGCCCGGCGGCACCACGGCGAACCTCTATAGCCACCTGGCCCACGGCGACGTAGCGCTGAACATCACCCTGACCGCGGTGAATTCGGTGATCGCCATCCTCACCATGCCGCTGGTCGTCAACCTGTCGCTGGCCTACTTCATGGATGCCGAACAAGCCATCCCGCTGCAGTTCGGCAAGGTGGTGCAGGTGTTCGTCATCGTCCTCGGCCCGGTAGCCATCGGCATGCTGATCCGCCGCCTGCTGCCGGGCGTGGCGGCGGCGCTGTCCAAGCCGGTGAAGATCCTCTCGGCGTTGCTGCTGGCGGTGATCATCGGCATCGCCGTGAGCAAGGACTGGCAGACCTTCGTCACCTACGCCCCGGTGGTGGGCGCGGCGGCGCTGAGCTTCAACCTGGTCAGCCTGGCGGTGGGCTACTGGGCGCCGCGCCTGCTCAAGCTTTCGCGCCCGCAATCGATCGCCATCGGCATGGAGATCGGCATCCACAACGGCACCCTGGCCATCGCCCTGGCGCTGAGCCCGTCGCTGCTGAACAACCAGACCATGGCCATTCCCGCGGCCATCTATGGCGTGCTGATGTTCTTCACCGCCGGCATCTTCGGCTGGTGGGTCAGTCGCGGCGTGAAGAGCGCGGCGGCGACCGAAGTCGCCGCCTGA
- a CDS encoding MarR family transcriptional regulator → MHDLLPSDTWSEAMEAFYFSYRAFTAKPDEILARRGLGRVHHRILFFIARQPGLSVKELLATLGVSKQALNLPLRQLQEMQLIRSDASESDKRKRLLSLTEEGAALEKALRSEQAHLLQRAFAEAGEQAVHGWLAVNQALAQPLQEA, encoded by the coding sequence ATGCATGACCTTCTGCCGTCCGACACCTGGTCGGAAGCCATGGAAGCCTTCTACTTCAGCTACCGGGCCTTCACCGCGAAGCCGGACGAGATCCTCGCCCGCCGCGGCCTCGGTCGCGTGCATCACCGCATCCTGTTCTTCATCGCGCGCCAGCCGGGGCTGAGCGTCAAGGAGCTGCTGGCCACCCTCGGCGTGAGCAAGCAGGCGTTGAACCTGCCCCTGCGCCAGTTGCAGGAAATGCAGCTGATCCGCAGCGACGCCTCGGAGAGCGACAAGCGCAAGCGCCTGCTCAGCCTCACCGAAGAGGGTGCAGCTCTTGAGAAGGCCCTGCGCAGTGAACAGGCGCACCTGCTGCAACGCGCCTTCGCCGAGGCCGGCGAGCAGGCGGTGCATGGCTGGCTGGCGGTCAACCAGGCCCTGGCGCAGCCGCTTCAGGAAGCCTGA
- a CDS encoding benzoate/H(+) symporter BenE family transporter: protein MTDSTSARPRPLADSSPAAIVAGFVAMLTGYTSSLVLMFQAGQAAGLTSAQISSWIWALSIGMALTTIGLTLRYRTPIVIAWSTPGAALLISSLPGVPYSEAIGAYIVCAGLITFCGVTGSFDRLMRQVPGSLAAALLAGVLFRICIEIRRAAEQQTLLVVAMFLSYLLAKRLSPRYAVFVALLVGVALAGFLGLLNFSHFQLEVARPVWTSPSFSLAATISIGIPLFIVAMASQNMPGLAVLRTDGYQVPASPLISTTGIASLLLAPFGSHGINLAAISAAICTGPEAHENPHKRYTAALWCGLFYGIAGIFGATLAALFAALPKALVLSIAALALLGSITNGLSNAMADARQREAAMVTFLVTASGLTLFSVGSAFWGLVAGLATQLILNWRRAA, encoded by the coding sequence ATGACCGACTCGACCAGCGCACGCCCGCGCCCCCTCGCCGACTCCTCCCCGGCCGCGATAGTCGCCGGCTTCGTCGCCATGCTCACCGGCTACACGAGTTCGCTGGTGCTGATGTTCCAGGCCGGCCAGGCCGCCGGGCTGACCAGCGCGCAGATTTCCTCGTGGATCTGGGCGCTGTCCATCGGCATGGCCCTGACCACCATCGGCCTGACCCTGCGCTACCGCACGCCCATCGTCATCGCCTGGTCGACGCCGGGCGCCGCACTGCTGATCAGCAGCCTGCCAGGCGTGCCATATTCGGAGGCGATAGGCGCGTACATCGTCTGTGCCGGCCTCATCACCTTCTGCGGCGTCACCGGCAGCTTCGACCGCCTGATGCGCCAGGTGCCCGGCTCGCTGGCGGCCGCGCTGCTGGCCGGCGTACTGTTCCGCATCTGCATCGAGATCCGCCGCGCCGCCGAGCAGCAGACGTTGCTGGTGGTGGCGATGTTCCTCAGCTACCTGCTAGCCAAGCGCCTGTCACCACGCTATGCGGTGTTCGTCGCACTGCTGGTCGGCGTAGCTCTGGCGGGCTTCCTTGGCCTGCTGAACTTCAGCCATTTCCAGCTGGAAGTGGCCAGGCCGGTGTGGACCAGCCCAAGCTTCTCCCTGGCTGCCACCATCAGCATCGGCATTCCGCTGTTCATCGTGGCCATGGCCTCGCAGAACATGCCGGGTCTGGCCGTGTTGCGCACCGACGGCTACCAGGTGCCGGCCTCGCCGCTGATCTCGACCACCGGCATCGCCTCGCTGCTGCTGGCGCCCTTCGGCTCCCACGGGATCAACCTGGCGGCGATCAGCGCGGCCATCTGCACCGGCCCGGAAGCCCACGAGAATCCGCACAAGCGCTACACCGCAGCGCTCTGGTGCGGGCTGTTCTACGGCATCGCCGGGATCTTCGGCGCCACCCTGGCGGCGCTGTTCGCGGCGCTGCCCAAGGCCCTGGTGCTGTCCATCGCCGCCCTCGCCCTGCTCGGCTCGATCACCAACGGCCTGAGCAACGCCATGGCCGACGCCCGCCAGCGCGAGGCGGCCATGGTCACCTTCCTGGTCACCGCCTCGGGGCTGACCCTGTTCTCCGTCGGCTCGGCCTTCTGGGGCCTGGTAGCGGGGCTGGCGACCCAGCTGATCCTCAACTGGCGGCGCGCCGCCTGA
- a CDS encoding flavin reductase family protein, translating into MQLDFSSLAPADAYRWLASTVTPRPIAWVSTLSADGRRNLAPFSFFQVISDEPPTLMVNTSIRDDGSVKDTLINVRETGQLVIHLVDAAHAEAMNATAANLPHGTSEFEHAGIATLPSERVAPPRVAGAPVAFECELAQIQPYPADAPSCYLIFARVLLAHIDDAVLRDERHVDPAKLDLVGRLGGTQYCRTRDTFSMVRPK; encoded by the coding sequence ATGCAACTCGATTTCTCCTCCCTCGCGCCCGCCGATGCCTATCGTTGGCTGGCCTCGACCGTCACCCCGCGGCCCATCGCCTGGGTCTCCACGCTGTCCGCCGACGGGCGCAGAAACCTGGCGCCGTTCAGCTTCTTCCAGGTCATCAGCGACGAGCCGCCGACGCTGATGGTCAACACCAGCATCCGCGATGACGGCAGCGTCAAGGACACCCTGATCAACGTGCGCGAGACCGGCCAACTGGTCATTCACCTGGTCGATGCGGCACACGCCGAGGCGATGAACGCCACCGCCGCCAACCTGCCGCACGGCACCAGCGAGTTCGAGCATGCCGGCATCGCCACGCTGCCCAGCGAGCGCGTTGCGCCGCCGCGCGTGGCCGGCGCGCCGGTGGCCTTCGAGTGCGAGCTGGCGCAGATCCAGCCGTACCCGGCCGACGCGCCGAGCTGCTACCTGATCTTCGCCCGCGTACTGCTGGCGCATATCGATGACGCGGTGCTGCGCGACGAGCGCCATGTCGATCCGGCGAAGCTGGACCTGGTCGGCCGCCTCGGCGGCACCCAGTACTGCCGCACCCGCGACACCTTCAGCATGGTCCGCCCCAAATAG